The proteins below are encoded in one region of Corynebacterium sphenisci DSM 44792:
- the metH gene encoding methionine synthase, protein MSHPVDSPLLAALSERVLIGDGAMGTQLQGFDLDVEADFLGLEGCNEILNHTRPDVLEEIHRAFFAAGADLVETNTFGCNLPNLADYGIADRIRELAAKGAAIARRVADELGPGRAGMDRFVLGSLGPGTKLPSLGHAGYAELRDAYAEAGAGLIEGGVDGFLIETCQDLLQVKAAVLGVRAAMAELGAELPIIVHVTVETTGTMLMGSEIGAALAALQPLGIDMIGLNCATGPEEMSEHLRYLSRHASIPVSVMPNAGLPVLGPDGAEYPLTPDQLAAALRGFVEDFGLSMVGGCCGTTPEHIAAVHEAIVGGPSTAPAVRAERQVAPIDEVSSLYSAVPLTQDTGITMIGERTNANGSRAFREAMLAGDWETCLEIARAQTSDGAQLIDLCVDYVGRDGTGDMRTLAAQIATGTTLPVMIDSTEPAVIEAGLECFGGRCAVNSVNFEDGDGPGSRYRRIMRLVRDHGAAVVALAIDEEGQARTAERKVAIAERLIADITGTWGLDESDIIVDCLTFPISTGQEETRRDGIETIEAIRELTRRHPRVHTTLGLSNISFGLNPAARQVLNSVFLHECVAAGLDSAIAHSSKILPMNRIDPEQRQVALDMVYDRRRGEDHPEGAYDPLQTFMELFEGVSAADARDARAEKLAALPLFERLGQRIIDGDRNGLEADLDEAMATKKPLAIINEDLLGGMKTVGELFGSGQMQLPFVLQSAECMKTAVAYLEGFMDAADDTGAKGRIVLATVKGDVHDIGKNLVDIILSNNGYEVHNIGIKQPVANILSAAREHRADAIGMSGLLVKSTVVMKENLEELNAAGVAADFPVLLGGAALTRTFVEDDLTEVYQGEVYYGRDAFEGLRIMDDLMAAKRGEGPDPDSPEARAAAEKRAKRRARRERSKRIAARRAAEQEPVALPARSDVAADAPVATPPFWGTRIIKGVALADYLSCLDERALFMGQWGLRGTRGGDGPSYEELVETEGRPRLRAWLDRLATDNVLQHAAVVYGYFPAVAEGEEVLVLPTPAEGAAPDPAAEPVARFAFPRQRRGRFLCIADFIRDRGRAIEAGQVDVLPFQLVTMGQPIADYADRLFAADDYRDYLEIHGIGVQLTEALAEYWHARIRAELTFADGSTAAAEDSADTRGFFDLDYRGARYSFGYGSCPDLESRRTMVELLRPERIGVRLSEELQLHPEQSTDAFVLYHPEAKYFNV, encoded by the coding sequence ATGTCGCATCCCGTGGATTCCCCCCTGCTGGCCGCCCTGTCCGAGCGCGTGCTCATCGGCGACGGGGCGATGGGCACCCAGCTGCAGGGCTTCGACCTCGACGTCGAGGCGGACTTCCTCGGCCTGGAGGGCTGCAACGAGATCCTCAACCACACCCGGCCGGATGTGCTGGAGGAGATCCACCGGGCCTTCTTCGCCGCCGGCGCGGACCTGGTGGAGACCAACACCTTCGGCTGCAACCTGCCCAACCTCGCCGACTACGGCATCGCGGACCGGATCCGGGAGCTCGCCGCCAAGGGGGCGGCGATCGCCCGCCGGGTCGCCGATGAGCTCGGGCCGGGCCGGGCCGGGATGGACCGCTTCGTGCTGGGCTCGCTGGGTCCGGGCACCAAACTGCCCTCCCTGGGCCACGCCGGCTACGCGGAGCTGCGCGACGCCTACGCCGAGGCCGGGGCCGGGCTCATCGAGGGCGGGGTGGACGGGTTCCTCATCGAGACCTGCCAGGACCTGCTGCAGGTCAAGGCGGCGGTGCTCGGGGTGCGCGCCGCGATGGCGGAGCTCGGCGCCGAGCTGCCGATCATCGTGCACGTCACCGTGGAGACCACCGGCACCATGCTCATGGGCTCGGAGATCGGGGCGGCCCTGGCGGCGCTGCAGCCGCTGGGCATCGACATGATCGGGCTGAACTGCGCCACCGGGCCGGAGGAGATGAGCGAGCACCTGCGCTACCTCTCCCGGCACGCCTCGATCCCGGTGTCGGTGATGCCCAACGCCGGGCTGCCGGTGCTGGGCCCGGACGGCGCCGAGTACCCGCTGACCCCCGACCAGCTCGCCGCGGCGCTGCGCGGGTTCGTGGAGGACTTCGGGCTGTCCATGGTCGGCGGCTGCTGCGGCACCACCCCCGAGCACATCGCCGCGGTGCACGAGGCCATCGTCGGCGGCCCCTCGACGGCGCCGGCGGTGCGCGCGGAGCGGCAGGTGGCGCCCATTGACGAGGTGTCCTCCCTGTACTCGGCGGTGCCGCTGACCCAGGACACCGGGATCACCATGATCGGGGAGCGCACCAACGCCAACGGCTCCCGGGCCTTCCGGGAGGCGATGCTCGCCGGGGACTGGGAGACGTGCCTGGAGATCGCCCGGGCGCAGACCTCCGACGGGGCGCAGCTGATCGACCTCTGCGTCGACTACGTCGGCCGCGACGGCACCGGGGACATGCGCACCCTGGCCGCCCAGATCGCCACCGGCACCACCCTGCCGGTGATGATCGACTCCACCGAGCCGGCCGTGATCGAGGCCGGCCTGGAGTGCTTCGGCGGCCGCTGCGCGGTCAACTCGGTGAACTTCGAGGACGGCGACGGCCCCGGATCCCGCTACCGGAGGATCATGCGGCTGGTGCGCGACCACGGGGCGGCGGTGGTGGCCCTGGCCATCGACGAGGAGGGCCAGGCCCGCACCGCCGAACGCAAGGTCGCCATCGCCGAGCGGCTCATCGCCGACATCACCGGCACCTGGGGCCTCGACGAATCCGACATCATCGTGGACTGCCTGACCTTCCCGATCTCCACCGGGCAGGAGGAGACCCGCCGCGACGGGATCGAGACCATCGAGGCGATCCGGGAGCTCACCCGCCGGCACCCCCGGGTGCACACCACCCTGGGCCTGTCCAACATCTCCTTCGGGCTCAACCCGGCCGCCCGGCAGGTGCTCAACTCGGTGTTCCTGCACGAATGCGTCGCCGCCGGCCTGGACTCCGCCATCGCGCACAGCTCCAAGATCCTGCCGATGAACCGGATCGACCCGGAGCAGCGGCAGGTCGCCCTGGACATGGTCTACGACCGGCGCCGCGGCGAGGACCACCCCGAGGGCGCCTACGACCCGCTGCAGACCTTCATGGAGCTCTTCGAGGGCGTCTCCGCCGCCGACGCCCGGGACGCCCGGGCGGAGAAGCTCGCCGCGCTGCCCCTGTTCGAGCGGCTCGGCCAGCGGATCATCGACGGCGACCGCAATGGCCTGGAGGCCGACCTCGACGAGGCGATGGCCACCAAGAAGCCGCTGGCGATCATCAACGAGGATCTGCTCGGCGGGATGAAGACCGTCGGCGAGCTCTTCGGCTCCGGGCAGATGCAGCTGCCCTTCGTGCTGCAGTCCGCGGAATGCATGAAGACCGCGGTGGCCTACCTGGAGGGCTTCATGGACGCCGCCGACGACACCGGGGCCAAGGGCCGGATCGTGCTGGCCACGGTCAAGGGCGACGTGCACGACATCGGCAAGAACCTGGTGGACATCATCCTGTCCAACAACGGCTACGAGGTGCACAACATCGGCATCAAGCAGCCGGTGGCGAACATCCTCTCCGCCGCCCGGGAGCACCGGGCCGACGCAATCGGCATGTCCGGGCTGCTGGTGAAGTCCACCGTGGTGATGAAGGAGAACCTGGAGGAGCTCAACGCCGCCGGGGTGGCCGCGGACTTCCCGGTGCTGCTCGGCGGGGCGGCGCTGACCCGCACCTTCGTCGAGGACGATCTCACCGAGGTCTACCAGGGCGAGGTGTACTACGGCCGGGACGCCTTCGAGGGTCTGCGGATCATGGACGATCTGATGGCCGCGAAACGCGGCGAGGGCCCGGACCCGGATTCCCCGGAGGCCCGGGCCGCGGCGGAGAAGCGGGCCAAGCGGCGGGCCCGCCGGGAGCGCTCGAAGCGGATCGCCGCCCGGCGCGCCGCCGAGCAGGAGCCGGTGGCGCTGCCGGCGCGCTCGGACGTCGCCGCGGACGCGCCGGTGGCCACCCCGCCGTTCTGGGGCACCCGGATCATCAAGGGGGTGGCGCTGGCGGACTACCTCAGCTGCCTCGACGAGCGTGCCCTGTTCATGGGCCAGTGGGGGCTGCGCGGCACCCGCGGCGGGGACGGGCCCAGCTACGAGGAGCTGGTGGAGACCGAGGGCCGGCCCCGGCTGCGCGCCTGGCTGGACCGGCTGGCCACGGACAACGTCCTGCAGCACGCCGCGGTGGTCTACGGCTACTTCCCGGCGGTCGCCGAGGGCGAGGAGGTGCTGGTGCTGCCCACCCCGGCGGAGGGGGCGGCCCCGGACCCGGCCGCCGAGCCGGTGGCCCGCTTCGCCTTCCCCCGGCAGCGGCGGGGCCGGTTCCTGTGCATCGCGGACTTCATCCGGGACCGGGGCCGCGCCATCGAGGCCGGGCAGGTCGACGTGCTGCCCTTCCAGCTGGTCACCATGGGCCAGCCGATCGCCGACTACGCGGACCGGCTCTTCGCCGCCGACGACTACCGCGACTACCTGGAGATCCACGGGATCGGGGTGCAGCTCACCGAGGCGCTCGCCGAGTACTGGCACGCCCGGATCCGCGCGGAGCTGACCTTCGCCGACGGGTCCACCGCCGCGGCGGAGGACTCCGCGGACACCCGGGGCTTCTTCGACCTGGACTACCGGGGCGCCCGCTACTCCTTCGGCTACGGCTCCTGCCCGGATCTGGAGTCCCGGCGCACCATGGTGGAGCTGCTGCGCCCGGAGCGGATCGGGGTGCGGCTCTCCGAGGAGCTGCAGCTGCACCCGGAGCAGTCCACCGACGC